One Plasmodium berghei ANKA genome assembly, chromosome: 13 genomic region harbors:
- a CDS encoding tRNA guanosine-2'-O-methyltransferase, putative, with protein sequence MSYLIWFSSHNKYDELKIIELKSLLETFGYYCNISLNGEELNLKKNKYAGETYIKINKLKENVSIENIWENALSRSILIKGVIEIWGEGYTYNELLANLKAKNDLFESTLNNKKWCFHFHAYGKIINQEEKVKKMDMFNIYVEKYKNIDILNPHVQLAIFEEYDKESKGILNKIYFGKCIALRKFNPSLIYNKDNNKHACSSNKKECDNCNNDVNEKKKVENNNRKTWWAHYALNKRRILGPTTTDNELAFIMCNIAKIKKGDIVLDPFVGSGGLLIASSVFNAICIGNDIDIRLLKGYKLSYLNPRMKHKSNKKTIFENFKQYNLNSPEILVSDNSNPVWNFFHKPWVDAIVTDPPYGNRATVRMSIKTEIPPKTNKIENENLRHITNDSISNNYVDALQNNSNYIGNSEATDNIIVSNSVAEPSNNDKMSKVKSLINTKTVTYSCALAVKDLLTIASKTLVDNGMLVFLFPVQFETMQEEMEILKHEDLYLISYGMQEFTDYSGRLIVAMQRKPRIY encoded by the coding sequence gaattaaatttaaaaaaaaataaatatgcgggggaaacatatataaaaataaataagttaAAGGAAAATGTTTCgattgaaaatatatgggAAAATGCCTTATCAAGAagtattttaataaaaggGGTTATTGAAATATGGGGGGAAGGGTATACGTATAATGAACTATTAGCAAATTTAAAAGCAAAAAATGACTTATTTGAAAGTactttaaataataaaaaatggtgTTTTCATTTCCATGCATATggtaaaataataaatcaaGAAGAAaaggtaaaaaaaatggatatgtttaatatttatgtagaaaagtataaaaatatagatatattaaatcCACATGTTCAATTAGCCATATTTGAAGAGTATGATAAAGAATCTAAAggaattttaaataaaatttatttcgGTAAATGTATTGCTCTGAGGAAGTTTAACCCatcattaatttataataaagataaCAATAAACATGCTTGCAgtagtaataaaaaagaatgcgataattgtaataatgatgttaatgaaaaaaaaaaggttgaaaataacaatagGAAAACATGGTGGGCCCATTATGCCCTAAATAAAAGGCGTATATTAGGGCCAACTACAACTGATAATGAATTAGCTTTTATTATGTGTAATAttgcaaaaataaaaaaaggagaTATAGTATTAGACCCTTTTGTTGGTTCAGGAGGATTACTAATTGCATCTTCTGTTTTTAATGCAATATGTATAGGTAATGATATCGATATAAGATTATTAAAGGGTTATAAATTATCTTATTTAAACCCTCGCATGAAACataaaagtaataaaaaaacaatatttgaaaattttaaacaatataatCTAAATAGTCCAGAAATATTAGTATCTGATAATTCTAATCCTGTTTggaatttttttcataaaccATGGGTTGATGCTATAGTAACAGATCCACCATATGGAAATAGAGCAACTGTTCGTATGTCTATAAAAACAGAGATTCCCCCAAAAACGAATAAAATCGAAAATGAAAATCTCAGGCATATAACTAATGACAGTATTTCTAATAATTATGTAGACGCTCTccaaaataatagtaactATATTGGGAATTCAGAAGCTACtgataatattattgtttctAATTCTGTTGCTGAACCtagtaataatgataaaatgaGCAAAGTAAAATCATTAATAAATACTAAAACGGTTACCTATTCTTGCGCCTTAGCTGTAAAAGACCTTCTAACCATCGCCTCGAAAACACTTGTTGACAATGGTATgcttgtttttttatttccagTGCAATTTGAAACAATGCAAGAAGAAATGGAAATACTAAAGCATGaggatttatatttaatatcatATGGTATGCAAGAGTTCACCGATTACTCTGGTAGGCTCATAGTTGCAATGCAAAGGAAACCTAGAATTTACTAA
- a CDS encoding CDT1-like protein, putative: MNNLMDTIKQKISIGTKLYNKTSESGTPIRSSKLNNLDMDMNDGIIDEESMTPRAFDKTKKSMVVTNYTNIMKENIGDQNNERNINEDGINETELNANLRKGRNRGQENRYNIDECKFNKVINRNSKDDDEIYNNLTESESMDNINLNKKMEKKEYPQKGNNNNTSNSRENINNNFDYNNKMNGEIENNTSSFMNNGWGTPKKSNVGHNYYSGIDNPSTLKKYKTPCEMDMINPDESLIGNKCITINNYVNPPKFVSQTFTPSKFPLSGEKNPDMTYEDFRGFFKNNACIISEHEFNSKKSKHKIGDNDRKYFENFNIVCETNLWPNKRGVSQSVNKNVPSITTNTTAIGNSNDSSVSIRSSNHHSNERNLAHNNTYGNYDNSSFLNNYKESPKCKKRKGDGSPKLSTKKLLNALSGNDTKKKDRNNGSPIRSYKKSKTQANEKEDSEYDTDGNKKNKFNFIDYELNPVLKTEKDTNKTNECIIMEELCKHKQNPITTIYEPYSKDLDDIFNKNVIKTPITLLNLYQYLLIIISRRNKKNQPVFYRLIKQEIANLNPSCIFTGEMLKQLAWIAPNLIQLNKVVITKEIYEANHEIYTDYVTGRKIEDIQIREHTEKCENIYEYTSSDKLEMLKRIIINWANIKHTELLKKINPDFYFPKYSELKKWHSLFNFNQIIFPSVVLEENKILAQLARTPQESNADDFIVIQDSPIKCATIDLKKNKSFIKEMEKEKTRTPLGRNKRKSNFLFNTTNNNSNNSNSIASQGSPKKRETDNMKQIREEAHKKNVIKLIKDEFDKEYELLVTEKKKFENAKWIAEIIHDQFIVEGTCTVIELKTFAKKVADKYKSNKDFKMDEQLIVKLIEMLPEYVTDIHVKPCFAVKDNMNLSVKTKKNLFNFLQPLSNKIEDISNKYEQAKNNKENRLNDLWKKHNVNFEITENIKKYFFTPGSIALSNL; the protein is encoded by the coding sequence atgaataatttaatggacacaataaaacaaaaaatctCAATAGGAactaaattatataataagacCTCGGAATCCGGCACACCAATACGATCGTCAAAACTAAACAATCTTGATATGGATATGAATGATGGAATTATTGACGAAGAGTCTATGACTCCTCGGGCGTttgataaaacaaaaaaaagcatGGTTGTAACAAATTATACTAATATaatgaaagaaaatataggggatcaaaataatgaacGAAATATCAACGAGGATGGTATAAATGAAACAGAGTTAAATGCAAATCTAAGAAAAGGACGAAATCGAGGTCAAGAAAatagatataatattgatgAATGCAAATTCAATAAAGTGATAAATAGGAATTCAAAAGATGATGATGAAATATACAACAATTTGACAGAATCGGAATCTATGGATAATAtcaatttaaataaaaaaatggaaaaaaaggaatatcCACAAAAAGggaataataacaatacaAGTAATTCAcgtgaaaatataaataataattttgattataataataaaatgaatggtgaaatagaaaataatacatcTTCATTTATGAACAATGGATGGGGAACTCctaaaaaaagtaatgtAGGCCATAATTATTACTCAGGAATTGATAATCCATCgactttaaaaaaatataaaactcCATGTGAAATGGATATGATAAATCCTGATGAAAGTTTAATAggaaataaatgtataactataaataattatgtaaaTCCACCAAAATTTGTATCCCAAACATTTACTCCTAGTAAATTTCCATTATCAGGCGAAAAAAACCCTGATATGACTTATGAAGATTTTAGAggtttttttaaaaataatgctTGTATAATAAGTGAACATGAAtttaatagtaaaaaatcaaaacaCAAAATTGGTGATAATgatagaaaatattttgaaaattttaacatAGTTTGTGAAACAAATTTATGGCCAAATAAAAGAGGTGTCTCACAATcagttaataaaaatgtccCAAGTATTACTACCAATACTACGGCAATTGGAAACTCAAATGATAGTAGCGTTTCAATTCGTAGTAGTAACCATCACAGTAATGAACGAAATTTAGCACATAACAACACTTATGGTAACTATGATAACAGctcttttttaaataattacaaaGAATCTCCAAAATGCAAAAAACGAAAAGGTGATGGTAGTCCAAAGCTTAgcacaaaaaaattgttaaatgCATTATCGGGAAAtgatacaaaaaaaaaagatcgCAATAATGGCAGTCCTATTAgaagttataaaaaatctaAAACTCAAGCTAATGAGAAAGAAGACAGTGAATATGATACTGATggaaataagaaaaataaatttaattttatagatTATGAATTAAATCCAGTTTTAAAAACTGAAAAAGATactaataaaacaaatgaatGTATTATAATGGAAGAATTATGTAAACATAAGCAAAACCCAATAACAACTATTTACGAACCATATTCAAAAGATTTagatgatatatttaataaaaatgtaattaaAACACCTATTactttattaaatttatatcaatatttattaattattatatctagacgtaataaaaaaaatcaacCAGTTTTTTATCGACTGATAAAGCAAGAAATTGCCAATTTAAATCCATCTTGCATATTTACTGGAGAAATGTTAAAACAATTAGCTTGGATTGCTCCGAATTTGATTCAATTAAATAAAGTAGTTATAACAAAGGAAATATATGAAGCTAATcatgaaatatatacagATTATGTTACTGGAAGAAAAATCGAAGATATACAAATAAGAGAACATACagaaaaatgtgaaaatatatatgaatatacatCATCTGATAAATTAGAGATGCTAAAaagaataattattaattgggcaaatattaaacatacagaattattaaaaaaaattaatccagatttttattttcctaaATATtcagaattaaaaaagtgGCATTCActctttaattttaatcaaattatttttccatCTGTCGTTTtggaagaaaataaaatcttAGCTCAATTAGCTCGAACACCCCAAGAAAGCAATGCAGACGATTTTATTGTCATACAAGACAGTCCAATAAAGTGTGCAACtattgatttaaaaaaaaataaaagttttattaaagaaatggaaaaggaaaaaacTCGAACTCCATTAggaagaaataaaagaaaatcaaattttttatttaacaCAACTAacaataatagtaataattcTAATTCAATTGCTTCACAAGGATCtccaaaaaaaagagaaacaGACAATATGAAGCAAATACGTGAAGAGGcccataaaaaaaatgtcatAAAATTGATCAAAGACGAGTTTGATAAAGAGTATGAATTATTAGTtactgaaaaaaaaaaattcgaaAATGCAAAATGGATAGCAGAAATTATTCATGATCAATTTATAGTTGAGGGAACATGTACAGTAATCGAATTAAAAACTTTTGCTAAAAAAGTTGCAGATAAATACAAAAGTAATAAGGATTTCAAAATGGATGAACAATTAATAGtaaaattaatagaaaTGCTACCAGAATACGTTACAGATATTCATGTAAAACCATGTTTTGCTGTTAAAGATAATATGAACCTATCAGtaaagacaaaaaaaaacctTTTCAATTTCTTGCAACCTTTATCTAACAAAATTGAAGATATTTCAAACAAATATGAACaagcaaaaaataataaagaaaatagaTTAAATGATTTGTGGAAAAAACACAATGttaattttgaaattacagaaaatattaaaaaatatttctttacaCCTGGATCTATCGCTTTGTCTAATTTATAA
- a CDS encoding DNA repair protein RAD5, putative — protein MTTSNYFKCENNICNESNNVSKYNYGDDVIELVNLNSNGCKPYNAKETNSLTKPSRNKANYNKFKESDSDVEVIGDIRIYNDKIDEIELLNKDGELIRGKGVYFEYYLGCIETDSIILSSEICDVKNDKDISISYEITPKSTKRSYSPMYNLKINDSYISSNDYIKIIGRNIQNKTQKGKKNVPQKKQKKENNNDSSTVCYDILSRKSNNNFNEILSSDKKYVEMNKYKCEVLKDINEGHPCIRLKHNNRDISKLKSHLSKTLSVLLVLNAIRIEIKLEKVSLCDFKFGGSLKTFVHVILYPDSFKIDVHKYHEYNSLIKYSVNNLFKELKIAPLRLAKNVSSDSFDDLNTKIVTGKNFTKNIDNFSNKYESSSVTINTNNAFYLDFALKEGTQGSSTISQGKEYEEILDTASENEVEEKNEDTTNLVFSEEKYRGGYLLEEFKEIYPNSVYFKPTLKTYQAEGIWWMYLKENPPEYLKENIFKGEKKNEIDLDQIIRSKSIYSEIHVYNDVYIDKEVHINSDVYIDKEVNVNKYMHNCEIYLLDMKTENESSNPNIKIKDENDEEYGHMNEMKNKELVKTEDYNNDDDNDIRNKEPLNPVWEEHAFIPNIKIYEEGKLIFVLKYFYINKITGCLSLTYPQYVPQFRGGILADEMGLGKTIQSIGLIAHDIYQNKLHIKNNNIENKNNITYLIENTIKGFAYNKGGTLIIAPLGLIYQWKQEIDKHTKEGFISSYIYYGSSKDINSDLLSKYSVVLTTYSTLVSEYKNTWNKILSSKPTIEVKGNATNVGKSEYNIENKFSYTKWAKEKQEKDEKPETVDKFEEGSNNGQGKGNGIKKRKLNNFFMKSSLNNGKNSILSSTGDKKTNKVLNSMKDYPLYKITWRRIIIDEAHVIKNKNSIQSIAVWKLRGERKWCLTGTPIQNSLYDIFPLLRFLGIKPYGNVEWWNKEIVDYVNRNKLNIALDIVRKISSPILLRRTKSSKTKEGCNIITLPKKNVHILKLKFSLEEEDFYRAIFYRSKTKFDTYMHDGNVLSHYSHVLQLLLRLRQCCSHPLLLFSKPFFEEWNDEDIINGMYEENSRITESSIDSATDKSSIYVKLSNMKVDDTLKSDTVKNEVLKKDTLIYNFLQKSSNSNKLSSEYVEEIEMLKNGTAMQCVICLEDSVYPLISKCLHIMCKKCADFYFNLTQIAEKKCPGCDNYISLKSLKTLQQNKSPLDDFLKKMKKDNFVYSTKLRILFDHIKEDIKNELHVVVFSQWIGFLKIIEKLLTLHEIPNKIYDGSLTYEQRKSTLYWFNIQKGKIYQPGIGFCQSTCDIPIENESGKVLLCSLKAGGVGLNLTVSSKVYLMDLWWNPAIEDQAFERIHRIGQLKDVNIYKFVLEKTVEERILQIHQSKQYTANQCLAQVGNKISTDVNLVTQKLGMDDFILMFKDWN, from the exons atgactacttcaaattattttaaatgtgaaaataatatttgtaatGAATCAAATAACGTGTCAAAATATAACTATGGCGATGATGTTATCGAACTTGTGAATTTAAACAGCAATGGATGTAAACCATATAATGCAAAAGAAACAAATAGTCTTACAAAACCCTCGAGAAACAAAGCTAACTACAACAAATTTAAGGAATCGGATAGTGACG ttGAAGTAATTGGTGATATAAGAATTTACAATGACAAAATAGACGAAATAGAGTTATTAAATAAGGATGGAGAATTAATTAGAGGTAAAGGTGtctattttgaatattatttagGTTGTATAGAGACAGAttctattatattatcTAGTGAGATATGCGAtgttaaaaatgataaagatATAAGTATAAGTTATGAAATAACACCCAAATCTACTAAAAGATCGTATTCTCCtatgtataatttaaaaattaatgataGTTATATTAGTTCaaatgattatataaaaataataggtagaaatatacaaaataaaacgcaaaaaggtaaaaaaaatgtgcctcaaaaaaagcaaaaaaaagaaaataataacgaTAGTTCTACAGTATGCTATGATATACTATCTCGgaaaagtaataataattttaatgaaatattatcatcagataaaaaatatgtagaaatgaataaatataaatgtgaAGTTTTAAAAGATATTAATGAAGGACATCCATGTATAAGACttaaacataataatagagatatatcaaaattaaaaagccATTTATCAAAAACTCTAAGCGTACTTTTGGTATTAAATGCTATAAgaatagaaataaaattagaaaaagtATCATTATGTGATTTTAAATTTGGTGGGAGTTTAAAAACTTTTGTGCatgttattttatatcctgattcatttaaaatagATGTACATAAATATCATGAATATAATTCTTTAATCAAATATAgtgtaaataatttatttaaagaattaaaaattgcACCATTAAGATTGGCAAAAAATGTAAGCTCCGATTCTTTTGACGATTTAAATACTAAAATAGTTACTGGAAAAAactttacaaaaaatattgataatttctccaataaatatgaaagcTCATCAGTAACTATCAACACTAACAACGCCTTTTATTTAGATTTTGCATTAAAGGAGGGGACACAAG GTTCTTCTACCATATCTCAAGGAAAGGAATACGAAGAAATTTTGGATACAGCAAGCGAAAACGAAgtagaagaaaaaaacgaaGACACAACGAATCTGGTTTTTTCCgaagaaaaatatagagGTGGGTATTTACTCGAGGAgtttaaagaaatatatccAAATAGTGTTTATTTTAAGCCCACTCTAAAAACATACCAAGCAGAAGGAATATGGTGGATGTATTTAAAGGAAAATCCACCTGAATATCTGAAGGAAAATATCTTCAAAGgggaaaagaaaaatgaaattgaCTTGGACCAAATTATTAGAAGTAAGAGTATATATAGTGaaatacatgtatataatgacgtatatatagataaagaagtacatataaatagcgatgtatatatagataaagaagtaaatgtaaataaatacatgCATAATTgtgaaatttatttattggaTATGAAAACAGAAAATGAATCTTCTAATccgaatataaaaataaaagatgaaaatgaCGAAGAATATGGTCACATGAACGAAATGAAGAATAAGGAGCTAGTAAAGACTGAAGATTATAACAATGACGATGATAATGATATTCGAAACAAGGAGCCATTAAATCCTGTGTGGGAAGAACATGCATTTATAcctaatataaaaatatatgaagaaggaaaattaatatttgtattaaagtatttttatataaataaaataactgGATGCTTATCTTTGACATATCCACAATACGTTCCTCAATTTCGAGGTGGAATTTTAGCAGATGAGATGGGTTTAGGTAAAACAATACAAAGTATAGGTTTAATAGCACATgatatttatcaaaataaattacatataaaaaataataatatagaaaataaaaataatattacatatttaattgaaaatacaataaaGGGATTTGCTTACAACAAAGGTGGGACATTAATAATTGCACCTCTTGGTTTGATTTATCAATGGAAACAAGAAATAGACAAGCATACAAAAGAAGGTTTTATAagttcatatatatattatggaAGTtcaaaagatataaatagcGATTTATTGTCAAAATATTCAGTGGTCCTTACTACATATTCAACTTTAGTTtctgaatataaaaatacatggAATAAAATACTTTCTAGCAAACCCACTATTGAGGTGAAGGGAAATGCAACTAATGTGGGCAAGAGTGAATACAACATAGAAAACAAATTCTCTTATACAAAATGGGCGAAAGAAAAACAAGAAAAGGATGAGAAACCAGAAACCGTTGATAAATTTGAAGAAGGGTCAAACAATGGGCAAGGAAAAGGTAATGGAATTAAAAAGAGGAAATTAAACAACTTTTTTATGAAATCATCATTaaataatggaaaaaattCAATATTATCTTCAACTGgggataaaaaaacaaataaagtATTAAATAGTATGAAAGACTATCCactatataaaataacatGGAGAAGAATAATAATTGACGAAGCTcatgttataaaaaataaaaattcaattCAATCAATTGCTGTTTGGAAATTAAGAGGAGAAAGGAAATGGTGTTTAACAGGAACACCTATACAAAATTCTCTATACGATATATTTCCCTTATTGAGATTTTTAGGAATAAAACCATATGGTAATGTTGAATGGTGGAATAAAGAAATTGTTGATTATGTAAAtcgaaataaattaaatatagcATTAGATATAGTTAGAAAAATATCTTCTCCCATTTTATTAAGAAGAACAAAAAGTTCCAAAACAAAAGAAGGatgtaatattattactttacctaaaaaaaatgtacacatattaaaattaaagttTTCTTTAGAAGAAGAAGATTTTTATCGAGccatattttatagaagcaaaacaaaatttgatacatatatgcatgATGGTAATGTATTAAGTCATTACTCTCACGTTTTACAACTCCTTCTAAGGTTACGACAATGTTGTTCCCATCCTCTGTTGCTATTTTCAAAACCATTTTTTGAAGAGTGGAATGATGAAGATATTATAAATGGAATGTATGAAGAAAACTCTAGAATAACAGAATCTTCCATTGATTCAGCAACTGACAAATCGAGTATCTAtgtaaaattatcaaaCATGAAAGTAGACGATACATTGAAAAGTGATACAGTAAAAAATGAAGTATTGAAAAAGGATACTTTGATATACAACTTTTTGCAAAAATCGTCGAATTCGAATAAATTGAGCAGTGAGTATGTAGAAGAAATAGAAATGCTAAAAAATGGTACAGCTATGCAATGTGTTATTTGTTTAGAAGATTCGGTATATCCATTAATCAGTAAATGTTTACATATAATGTGTAAAAAGTGTGcagatttttattttaatttaacaCAAATagcagaaaaaaaatgcccCGGATgtgataattatataagttTAAAATCGTTAAAAACTTTAcaacaaaataaatcacCTTTAgatgattttttaaaaaaaatgaaaaaggataattttgtatattctACTAAATtaagaatattatttgatcatataaaagaagatataaaaaatgagcTTCATGTAGTTGTATTCTCACAATGGATAGGGTTTcttaaaataattgaaaaattattaacacTTCATGAAATaccaaataaaatatatgatggATCATTAACATATGAACAAAGGAAAAGCACACTTTATTGGTTTAACATtcaaaaaggaaaaatatatcaaccAGGAATTGGATTTTGCCAATCAACTTGTGATATTCCTATCGAAAATGAATCAGGAAAGGTTTTATTGTGTTCATTAAAGGCTGGAGGAGTAGGATTAAACTTGACAGTTTCATCAAAAGTATACCTTATGGATTTGTGGTGGAACCCAGCCATTGAGGATCAAGCATTTGAAAGAATACATCGAATAGGACAATTGAAggatgtaaatatatacaaatttgtTTTGGAAAAAACAGTAGAAGAACGAATTTTGCAAAT